One window of Acidobacteriota bacterium genomic DNA carries:
- the murD gene encoding UDP-N-acetylmuramoyl-L-alanine--D-glutamate ligase has protein sequence MRGHGVMELRGRKVGVMGLGMSGAATARFLLARGAKVVVSEARAENDLGALPAELRADGAIVECGGHPRDVFAGCSLVVVSPGVPPALDALRAAVEHGAGVVGEVELASRHLQGTLVAITGSNGKSTVTALAAAMLDEAGRRARPCGNIGLPLISLVGPPAGDVYVKDLGRPQPTGGDGPDVVYVAEVSSFQLEGIETFHPKVAAVTNLSPDHQDRYPGPADYYAAKARVFMNQTAEDTAVLNADDPETWSLRTGLRARLIPFSIAGNVAEGVVLRGGELVHVDSGRAVPLMESREVPLPGRHNLENVAAAAAIARALSAPPEAIRRAVIAFQALPHRLRFVRRVRGAVVYDDSKATNVGSTIRAIQSFETPIVLLLGGRDKGGDFPSLIPHLRERVRAVVTFGEAGPRIAARLKGAIPIIEGGALAAAARAAVEAAQPGDVVLLAPACASFDAYTGYAARGDDFVRVIGEIDTGGGRG, from the coding sequence GTGAGGGGGCATGGCGTCATGGAGCTGCGGGGGCGGAAGGTGGGCGTGATGGGGCTCGGAATGTCGGGCGCCGCCACGGCGCGCTTCCTTCTTGCGCGCGGGGCGAAAGTGGTCGTCAGCGAGGCGCGCGCCGAGAACGATCTCGGCGCGCTGCCGGCGGAGCTGCGCGCGGACGGGGCGATCGTCGAGTGCGGAGGCCATCCGCGCGACGTTTTCGCGGGGTGCTCCCTCGTGGTCGTGAGCCCCGGTGTGCCGCCCGCCCTCGACGCGCTGCGCGCCGCGGTCGAGCACGGCGCGGGAGTCGTGGGAGAGGTCGAGCTCGCGAGCCGCCATCTCCAGGGGACCCTCGTCGCGATCACCGGGAGCAACGGCAAGAGCACCGTCACGGCGCTCGCCGCGGCCATGCTCGACGAGGCCGGAAGGCGCGCGCGGCCGTGCGGCAACATCGGCCTCCCGCTCATCTCGCTCGTCGGCCCTCCGGCCGGCGACGTGTACGTGAAGGATCTCGGACGACCGCAGCCGACGGGGGGGGACGGTCCCGACGTCGTCTACGTCGCCGAGGTATCGTCCTTCCAGCTCGAGGGAATCGAGACGTTCCACCCGAAGGTGGCGGCGGTCACGAACCTGAGCCCCGATCACCAGGATCGCTACCCCGGCCCCGCGGATTACTACGCCGCGAAGGCGCGCGTCTTCATGAACCAGACGGCGGAGGACACCGCCGTGCTGAACGCGGACGACCCGGAGACGTGGTCGCTCCGCACGGGCCTTCGCGCGCGCCTCATCCCCTTCTCCATCGCCGGGAACGTCGCCGAAGGGGTCGTCCTCAGGGGAGGCGAGCTCGTGCACGTCGACTCGGGGCGGGCCGTCCCGCTGATGGAGTCGCGCGAGGTCCCGTTGCCGGGGCGCCACAACCTCGAGAACGTCGCGGCGGCGGCGGCGATCGCCCGGGCCCTCTCCGCTCCGCCCGAGGCGATCCGCCGCGCGGTGATCGCCTTCCAGGCGCTGCCGCACCGGCTGCGATTCGTCCGGCGCGTGCGGGGGGCGGTCGTCTACGACGATTCCAAGGCGACCAACGTCGGCTCGACGATCCGCGCGATCCAATCGTTCGAGACGCCCATCGTGCTTCTCCTCGGCGGGCGCGACAAGGGGGGCGACTTTCCCTCCCTGATCCCTCACCTGCGCGAGAGGGTGCGGGCCGTCGTCACCTTCGGCGAGGCGGGGCCGAGGATTGCGGCGCGCCTGAAGGGCGCCATCCCGATCATCGAAGGAGGGGCGCTCGCCGCGGCCGCGCGCGCCGCCGTCGAGGCGGCGCAGCCGGGGGACGTGGTCCTCCTCGCCCCCGCGTGCGCGTCGTTCGACGCGTACACGGGGTACGCGGCGCGGGGCGACGACTTCGTCCGCGTCATCGGCGAGATCGACACCGGGGGCGGGAGGGGCTGA
- the murB gene encoding UDP-N-acetylmuramate dehydrogenase, whose amino-acid sequence MDVERARSIATIAAECGVSLETGRRLADLTSLGVGGEIRTLLRPRTVASLASLLGELHGFGIPFRVLGGGANVVGGPGPFEDPVILTRTIRQEPAFEGAIARAGGGFNIKRFVRACAARGLAGLEWAEGIPGTMGGAIVMNAGSYGGQMSDHVVEVEWLAPDGTRRRRHVGPGDFDYRTSPFRSEGAVVETVFSLLRDDVPAIEARLREFQARRTGSQPPGERSAGCIFRNPPGDSAGRVIDAAGLKGLSVGGASVSEVHANFVVNRGDATSEDLFVLIGRIQEEVARRTGIVLQEEVIRWL is encoded by the coding sequence TTGGACGTCGAACGCGCCCGCTCGATCGCGACGATCGCCGCCGAATGCGGTGTGAGCCTCGAGACGGGGAGACGGCTCGCGGACCTGACGAGCCTCGGGGTGGGGGGCGAGATCCGCACGCTGCTCCGGCCGAGGACGGTCGCGTCGCTCGCGTCTCTCCTCGGCGAGCTGCACGGCTTCGGGATTCCGTTCCGTGTCCTGGGGGGCGGGGCGAACGTCGTCGGCGGGCCGGGGCCGTTCGAGGACCCGGTCATCCTGACGCGGACGATCCGGCAGGAGCCGGCCTTCGAGGGGGCGATCGCCCGCGCGGGCGGGGGGTTCAACATCAAGCGCTTCGTTCGGGCGTGCGCCGCGCGGGGACTCGCCGGGCTCGAGTGGGCGGAGGGAATCCCGGGGACGATGGGCGGCGCGATCGTGATGAACGCGGGCTCGTACGGCGGGCAGATGTCGGACCACGTCGTCGAGGTCGAGTGGCTCGCGCCGGATGGAACGCGCCGGCGCCGCCACGTCGGACCCGGAGACTTCGACTACCGCACGAGCCCCTTCCGGTCCGAAGGGGCGGTGGTGGAGACGGTCTTCTCGTTGTTGCGGGACGACGTGCCCGCGATCGAGGCGAGGCTCCGGGAATTCCAGGCGCGCCGCACCGGCTCGCAGCCTCCGGGCGAGCGGAGCGCGGGGTGCATCTTCCGGAATCCTCCGGGAGATTCGGCCGGAAGGGTGATCGACGCCGCGGGGCTCAAGGGTCTCTCGGTGGGAGGCGCTTCGGTGAGCGAGGTGCACGCGAACTTCGTCGTGAACCGCGGCGACGCGACGAGCGAGGACCTGTTCGTGCTCATCGGGCGGATCCAGGAGGAAGTGGCGCGGCGCACGGGGATCGTGCTCCAGGAGGAAGTCATCAGGTGGTTGTGA
- the ftsW gene encoding putative lipid II flippase FtsW, producing MAAKRSFDPIIFTLVVLLSAGGLLMIYSASAVISQRQFGTPYHFLRQQSIALVAGLAGMVLLMKIDYRRLQSPWLTRGLLAVTLVLLVLALLGAPTNGTHRWLRLPGASFQPSELAKLAVLLFLAEIVARRQAEIAEPRGPILGGLVAAGVVVALVAVQPDLGTALAIAMVTGALLFAAGMKARYLLVPALLVMAAITVSVVFNDYQRGRIETFLNPDGDPGGAGYQVRQSRIAVASGGVTGRGLGEGGQKLFFLPYPHTDFVFSNIGEELGLVGTVTVLAAFLVLMARGLYVASRAPDTHLALLACGVTVMLVGQAFINMGVCLGILPAKGLPLPFISYGGSSMVVSLLSAGVLLNASQYGS from the coding sequence ATGGCGGCCAAGCGGTCGTTCGACCCGATCATCTTCACCCTCGTCGTGCTCCTCTCGGCGGGCGGCCTCCTCATGATCTACAGCGCCTCCGCGGTGATCTCGCAGAGGCAGTTCGGCACCCCGTACCATTTCCTGCGCCAGCAGTCGATCGCGCTCGTGGCGGGGCTCGCCGGCATGGTCCTCCTGATGAAGATCGACTACCGGAGGCTGCAGAGCCCGTGGCTGACCCGCGGCCTGCTCGCGGTGACGCTCGTCCTGCTCGTCCTCGCGCTCCTCGGCGCGCCGACGAACGGCACGCACCGTTGGCTGCGCCTCCCCGGCGCCTCGTTCCAGCCGTCCGAGCTGGCGAAGCTGGCCGTCCTTCTCTTCCTCGCGGAGATCGTCGCGCGCCGGCAGGCCGAGATCGCGGAGCCGCGCGGCCCGATCCTCGGCGGGCTCGTCGCGGCGGGCGTCGTCGTCGCGCTCGTCGCGGTGCAGCCGGATCTCGGCACCGCCCTCGCGATCGCGATGGTCACCGGGGCGCTCCTCTTCGCGGCGGGGATGAAGGCGCGCTACCTCCTCGTCCCGGCGCTCCTCGTCATGGCGGCGATCACGGTGTCGGTCGTCTTCAACGACTACCAGCGCGGGCGCATCGAGACGTTTCTCAACCCCGACGGCGATCCTGGCGGCGCCGGTTACCAGGTCCGGCAGTCGCGCATCGCGGTGGCGTCCGGCGGGGTGACGGGCCGCGGGCTCGGCGAAGGAGGTCAGAAGCTCTTCTTCCTTCCCTACCCGCACACCGATTTCGTCTTCTCGAACATCGGAGAGGAGCTCGGGCTCGTGGGCACGGTCACGGTTCTCGCCGCGTTCCTCGTCCTCATGGCGCGCGGCCTCTACGTCGCGTCGCGCGCCCCCGACACGCACCTCGCGCTCCTCGCGTGCGGGGTGACCGTGATGCTCGTGGGACAGGCCTTCATCAACATGGGCGTCTGCCTCGGGATCCTTCCGGCGAAGGGTCTGCCGCTGCCTTTCATCTCGTACGGAGGCTCGTCGATGGTCGTGAGCCTCCTGTCCGCGGGCGTGCTCCTCAACGCCTCGCAGTACGGAAGCTGA
- a CDS encoding FtsQ-type POTRA domain-containing protein, translating into MLTPPGNQGPAAPEEPRYLRPGGNRRVRRRRQRRTALVASIWCAAWLAGAGLAAFGFRTAWLLLVDPDRFPLRQIVVEGAGETIDREVEAKLQPLLGKNVLTIDIAEVQRAAAGNPWVRGSSVRRRLPSTILVLVEPRKTLALVQAADGIHMTDAEGFDIGRYGPRYAGVNHAILTGVVGAEGRVSRARVTAGIRALQALESRAPEFSAGLSTLDVSRADRVTATLRDFVTPIYLSPEDPAKNLGSLGDVRLRLSAAGIGAEYIDLRFRGEIAVMPDRTGEKTSGA; encoded by the coding sequence GTGCTGACGCCCCCGGGAAACCAGGGTCCGGCGGCTCCCGAGGAGCCCCGCTACCTGAGGCCGGGGGGGAACCGCAGGGTGAGGCGGCGCCGCCAGCGGCGCACCGCGCTCGTCGCGTCGATCTGGTGCGCGGCGTGGCTCGCCGGGGCCGGCCTCGCCGCGTTCGGGTTCCGGACGGCGTGGCTGCTCCTCGTCGATCCCGACCGGTTTCCGCTCCGGCAGATCGTCGTGGAGGGGGCGGGGGAGACGATCGACCGCGAGGTCGAGGCGAAGCTGCAGCCTCTCCTCGGGAAGAACGTGCTGACGATCGACATCGCGGAGGTTCAGCGCGCGGCGGCGGGGAACCCGTGGGTCAGGGGATCGTCGGTGCGGCGCCGCCTTCCGTCGACGATCCTGGTGCTCGTCGAGCCGCGGAAGACCCTCGCGCTGGTCCAGGCCGCGGACGGCATCCACATGACGGACGCGGAAGGGTTCGACATCGGACGGTACGGGCCGAGGTACGCCGGCGTGAACCACGCGATCCTCACGGGGGTGGTCGGCGCGGAAGGGCGGGTGTCGCGCGCCCGGGTGACGGCGGGGATTCGCGCCCTCCAGGCGCTCGAGTCGAGAGCTCCGGAGTTCTCGGCGGGGCTTTCGACGCTCGACGTCTCGCGCGCCGATCGGGTCACCGCCACGCTCCGTGACTTCGTGACGCCGATCTACCTGAGCCCGGAGGATCCGGCGAAGAACCTGGGCTCGCTCGGCGACGTGAGACTGAGGCTTTCGGCCGCCGGTATCGGGGCGGAGTACATCGATCTTCGGTTCCGCGGCGAGATCGCGGTGATGCCGGACCGTACGGGAGAGAAGACGAGTGGCGCGTAA
- the murG gene encoding undecaprenyldiphospho-muramoylpentapeptide beta-N-acetylglucosaminyltransferase codes for MRRVLIAGGGTGGHIFPAIAIARSLTARAPGCEVVMVGTARGLETKLVPEAGFRLITIPVAGLRGKSVGATARGLAMLPRALGAALRITGAERPEVVVGVGGYASGPILAAAILRRIPTLIQDQNLAPGMTNRWLAPFASEVAIAFDGARRFLRGRGIVTGNPIRPEFAHVPPRPKGRATRHLLVYGGSQGSSAVNAAMADAAPKLGRLRGALRVLHQTGAAGVDAMRAAYERAGIEADVRPFVDDMAGAMAGADLILARSGGGVAEITAAGRGSILVPLPTAAHDHQTHNARALEEAGASVVIAQRDLTGERLATTLSLLLGDEARLDAMAAAARALGRPDAADRIAALIEGLASSRATAAEAKA; via the coding sequence ATGCGACGTGTTCTCATCGCGGGCGGCGGGACGGGAGGGCACATCTTTCCGGCGATCGCCATCGCGCGCTCGCTCACCGCGCGCGCCCCTGGGTGCGAGGTCGTGATGGTGGGGACGGCGCGGGGCCTCGAGACGAAGCTCGTGCCCGAGGCCGGGTTCCGCCTGATCACGATCCCCGTCGCGGGGCTTCGGGGGAAGAGCGTCGGCGCCACGGCTCGCGGCCTCGCGATGCTTCCCCGCGCCCTCGGCGCGGCGCTCCGGATCACCGGGGCCGAGCGGCCCGAAGTCGTGGTGGGGGTCGGCGGGTACGCCTCCGGCCCGATTCTCGCGGCCGCGATCCTGCGGCGCATCCCGACCCTCATCCAGGACCAGAACCTCGCCCCCGGGATGACGAACCGCTGGCTCGCTCCGTTCGCGAGCGAGGTGGCGATCGCCTTCGACGGCGCGCGGCGCTTCCTGCGCGGCCGCGGCATCGTGACCGGCAACCCGATCCGCCCCGAGTTCGCGCACGTGCCTCCGCGCCCGAAGGGGCGCGCGACCCGGCACCTCCTCGTATACGGAGGGAGCCAGGGCTCGTCGGCGGTCAACGCGGCGATGGCCGACGCCGCGCCGAAGCTCGGCCGGCTCCGGGGGGCGCTCCGGGTCCTGCACCAGACCGGCGCCGCGGGGGTCGACGCGATGCGCGCCGCCTACGAGCGCGCCGGAATCGAGGCCGACGTGCGCCCGTTCGTCGACGACATGGCGGGGGCGATGGCCGGGGCGGATCTGATCCTCGCCCGATCGGGGGGCGGCGTGGCCGAGATCACGGCGGCCGGCCGCGGGTCGATCCTCGTCCCCCTCCCGACCGCGGCGCACGATCACCAGACGCACAACGCGCGCGCCCTCGAGGAGGCGGGAGCCTCCGTCGTCATCGCGCAGCGCGATCTGACGGGCGAGCGGCTGGCGACGACCCTCTCTCTTCTCCTGGGCGACGAGGCTCGCCTCGACGCGATGGCGGCGGCGGCCAGGGCCCTCGGCCGCCCCGACGCCGCCGATCGGATCGCCGCGCTGATCGAAGGGCTCGCCTCGTCGAGGGCGACGGCGGCGGAGGCGAAGGCGTGA
- a CDS encoding UDP-N-acetylmuramate--L-alanine ligase, producing the protein MSGIAEVLLNMGFAVSGSDLKAGPVTEKLVRLGGRISSGHLAENVHGADVVVVSSAVKADNVEVTEAHRLAIPVIPRAEMLAELMRMKYGVCVAGSHGKTTTTSMVAHLLAESGFDPTIVIGGRLGSLGGSARLGSGDLMVAEADESDGSFLHLHPTIAVVTNIDAEHLDHYGSLEALRDAFADFLNKVPFYGLGVVCLDNPEIQGLMPRLTKKLLTYGASAQADLTASAIEMNGFETRYEASMKGARLGEVRLRVPGRHSVHNSLAALAVALEFDVAFEDAAARLATFHGADRRFQLKGTLPGDILVVDDYGHHPTEIRATLRAAKEGWKRRIVAVFQPHRFTRVRALAEEFTRSFYEADVVIVTPIYPAGEDPIDGISSALLYEGIRSHGHRDVTLVADLDEAEEAVRKAMRPGDIVVTLGAGDVGRICERVLLPRGGERKKRTVRGRGRDN; encoded by the coding sequence ATGAGCGGGATCGCCGAGGTCCTCCTGAACATGGGCTTCGCCGTCAGCGGCTCGGATCTCAAGGCCGGCCCCGTGACCGAAAAGCTCGTGCGGCTCGGCGGCCGCATCTCTTCCGGCCACCTCGCGGAGAACGTGCACGGCGCCGACGTCGTCGTGGTCTCCTCGGCGGTGAAGGCCGATAACGTGGAGGTGACCGAGGCGCACCGTCTCGCCATCCCGGTGATCCCGAGAGCCGAGATGCTCGCGGAGCTGATGCGGATGAAGTACGGCGTGTGCGTCGCCGGAAGCCACGGCAAGACGACCACCACGTCGATGGTCGCGCACCTTCTCGCGGAATCGGGGTTCGATCCGACGATCGTCATCGGCGGGCGGCTCGGGAGCCTCGGGGGGAGCGCGCGCCTCGGCTCCGGCGATCTCATGGTGGCGGAGGCGGACGAGAGCGACGGCTCGTTCCTTCACCTCCATCCGACGATCGCCGTCGTGACGAACATCGACGCGGAGCACCTCGATCACTACGGATCGCTCGAGGCGCTGCGGGACGCCTTCGCCGACTTCCTCAACAAGGTTCCGTTCTACGGTCTCGGCGTCGTCTGCCTCGACAATCCCGAGATTCAGGGGCTGATGCCGAGGCTGACGAAGAAGCTCCTCACGTACGGGGCGAGCGCGCAGGCCGATCTGACAGCGTCCGCCATCGAGATGAACGGCTTCGAGACGCGCTACGAGGCGTCGATGAAGGGTGCGCGGCTCGGCGAGGTGCGGCTCCGGGTTCCCGGCCGGCATAGCGTCCACAACTCGCTCGCGGCGCTCGCCGTCGCGCTCGAGTTCGACGTCGCGTTCGAGGACGCCGCGGCGCGCCTGGCCACGTTCCACGGCGCCGATCGCCGCTTCCAGCTCAAGGGGACGCTTCCCGGCGACATCCTCGTGGTGGACGACTACGGCCACCATCCGACGGAGATCCGCGCCACGCTGCGCGCCGCGAAAGAGGGATGGAAGCGCCGGATCGTCGCCGTCTTCCAGCCTCATCGCTTCACGCGAGTGCGCGCCCTCGCCGAGGAGTTCACGCGATCGTTCTACGAGGCCGACGTCGTCATCGTGACGCCGATCTATCCGGCCGGCGAGGATCCGATCGACGGGATCAGCTCGGCGCTCCTGTACGAGGGGATCCGCAGCCACGGCCACCGCGACGTCACGCTGGTCGCGGACCTCGACGAGGCCGAGGAAGCGGTGCGGAAAGCGATGCGCCCCGGCGACATCGTCGTGACGCTCGGCGCCGGGGACGTCGGGAGGATCTGCGAGCGCGTTCTCCTCCCTCGCGGCGGCGAGCGGAAGAAGCGCACCGTCCGCGGCCGCGGCCGGGACAATTAG